The DNA sequence atctgGATCTCTAAATTTGATAAATTAGGAGAAAAGAATCTCTTTCCTTATCCATTAGTTTTATTTTCTGCTAATAATCTAGGAGAATCCGAACTCAATCACATATATGTTACCACGTGAAAAAGGTGATTCGCATGCAATGTTTTGTTTACGTGCGTATGTACTGTCTTTGGTACTATTTCACGATGACACGCATGGGTCTCTCACTCGTCAAACAGGTTCCGTTTCTTTCATGAAATACGTGAACAGAATGACAACTTTAGCAGAAAATAAGTCCTACATTCAAATAAAACATTATTGTGCTTCATGAATTCACTGAAAATTAACATCGCGATTAGGTGACCGTTCATCTCAAGGTGTTATATATTATGGGGTAAACTGTCAATTTATTCCTAAATTATTGCCTAAGCAAAAATTAggttcataaattattttttcagaaaaatcagtcattaaattataaaaatatgcaaattacatctctaatattagattcgaagctactatattcaatttttcgtcAATTTTAAGTTACGTTACTTGCATATGATACACATTGGAGGATAGATTGGTAATTTTCACAAAGAAATAGTGTGTGAAGTTaattttggagggtaaattagacattagatttgcaacctatatgaaatggtAAGGGTTTATAGGTGAGAAAATGACgatattacactctaaagtgtgtcaactgacttaagttgacgaaacattggataaaataactttgaatataataatgtggatgaaattagcaatttttaatgaatttatgaacttcttttacccaaaaaataattcaaggACCTAATTTTTACTGAGATGATAATTCAGGGTATGGGTGGGGAAACGGGCAGAGAACCTGCGGGTCAGGGTGGGTAACCAAGATTTGGGGCAGGTCCATTTTTTTTAGAGTAAACGAGGCGAGACAGGGAGGTGATATATCCGGGGCGAGGCGATTCCAAATCTTCAAACCCATGGGGCCCGGGACCGGCCCGTTTCTATTATATAATGGTTGGGCATTGTTGGGGGATTAGAAACCTACCAatttggatgaatgaatggGCCAATTCCTATAATACAATGAAAACTTCTAGAGCTTTCTCCATTCTTCGATTCCAAATTGAAACCCACCAAGTTCCTCcatctctcatttctctttctttctctctgtaTAAATCCATAAATCATTCAACATACCCAAACTTCTTCAAATCCTTCCATTTCTGCTCGCATGCTCTTAGTCTCTCCCTTGATTTTATCGAAATTTCATTGGACGAAGATAGCGCAAGGCTCCAGATCAGAGAAGACGGTGAGCTCTAAATTGACGAAGATGATGCGGCGGACGTGCCTTCCGTCATTGGTCTCGGAAAAGATGGTGTTGAAGGAGTCGTTGCCGCGACCGACGGTCTTGTCCTAGGCATCTGACCATCTGACCATCTAGTCATTACTGCACCTGGGTTTCGCGACGTCGAAGTAAGATAAGACTTAGAACAACATCGTTTCCTTCTGTTGGACCCGTGGATTCGGCCCGAACCTGCCCGTCCTTAATTCAAAAACTTTAATACCTGCCTCACCCCGTCCTATTGCATTTTAAAACGGATACGGTCCAGTCCCTCCAAATTTGGGCCTGGCCCGGCTCGTGCCCATCCCTAATTCAAGGACTAAATTGACACTTCACCTTATATTATGTATCTCcactattttattataaaataataatttaattgattaaaatattatcaattttattaaacCCCAATCCATCACTCCCACCCCCCCTCAAAACCTCACCATGTCGCGCCGCTCCCTGGAACCCCCCCAAAGTGAATTCAAAGTTTGTTTGGATAATTTAACATCTTATCTAATAAAAATTatcatttgagaaaaaaaaCGAGAGAAGTGTTATTTCTTTGCCAtaaccttttatttattttttaaacaaacgatattatctacactagggAGAAGGGTGAGTTTAGCATCataataggttagcaataatgtggttcaaattcgaatttgacgagaatcagacctaaaatctctcacttacaactaaagaaaaatatcactacaATATAATACTAAAGACAactatttcttctttttgattTGTTGAGAAGAATTTTATGGTACGCCTATGCAACTTTTGTATCATTGTGTTGGTGGTGTCAAGACTATGTAAATTGTAGAGGCAACACATTGTAATCTAATGATGTATTAcacgttttttttcttcttagaaCATGTTGCCCTCTACAATTTACATAGATttgtctataaaaaaaaaaaaaacacgtttttttcttcttaaaaggtgtttttaaataagaagaaaaattttaaaaaggacaATATATTATTGAACACCACACGTCCCGTGTTTGTAAACACGtttttttccataaaaaaaacatgattcTTATTTACCCCATACaccctactttttttttttggaaactcacacaCACCACTTTTGCAAAAGCAATTTACCTCACAAAAAAGCAACATCAATTTCCCTactactttgtcttcttcaccTAAACCCGATGATTTTCTCTCCTTTCCTTTATTATACAGGTAAtgctaaaaatattaaatttgtagagaaaattttaaaaattaagagacatgaaagttaatgattggtttattacttaaacgttgataaatgtactcatttttattggtgacacatcatttagtttgcaaactTAGTCTCTAAATTTAATTTCCCTAATATTAAATAACGTCGAGGGACTGATGGTAGAAACCCTACCCTATTGTAAATTGAAGTACTGGAATTTTAGCACATGCAACCATCAATCTAGTGATCAAAACATGATGGCGAATTCAATGTTAAATTGTTcttcttattttattatgtggcTTAAGCAAAATCTCTCACCCTTGTAAGTAATACTGTGATTCACCTAGCACTTGGTGATTCTATACTTCTATGCGCATGTTGAAGAATACCAAAAGACGGTGTGATCCTCCGTTTGCtattaaaattgttttcttcACCGAATCTACTTAAATCATTGGAAGTTGCATTTTTTTCGGTaacatggaagaaaaaaaaaaagaaaaacactaagCATCAACTAGTCTAACTCTAGCAATTCCAGTCGTCGGAAAGAAAGAGTTTAAACTAAACAAGAAGACGgaagagtttaaataaaaaatgaggCTGAGAAAGCTCTTGAACGTTGTATTAGTCATACGATAAAAGAGTAAAAAAAGAGGAGGGGAATTGAAGAGTGACTAGCAAAGTAGCAAATACACCTCAGTCAAATCACTCACAAACTAAATACAAAAGTTATAAAATCTGTCTTTAATTACAAAAgtgaataaaaaaaacccaagatTTCAAGATTACATAATCAATGTAAGGAATAAATTGGTGAATTTAGAGTAACGATATTTAtactatgtttttgtaccatattttcataccaccttacgtggcatttgatgtggacagctacatcatttgaattaatcagatttttaaatttagttcattatttaataaactaataattaagaaaaactagttaataaaatgatgattgtggtctACGAAAAGTTTTTCTCCTCATTttctttgggttttgcaaatttttcaaatgatatggttgtccacatcagatgccatctaaaatgatatagaaatatgatataaaaacatagtatgaatagTATTACTCGTGAATTTAACGACTGGACTGTCGGAAACTAATGACTAGAATTGAAAGCTCGAGAATATGAAAATTGGTTGATGTTTATTCCTTGACCGAAACCTCAACATAAATACAcgtagaaataataaaaatagctAAACCATGCAACAATTAATCCTATGATTAATAGTCGAGATACCTCCTAATTATCTGTAGTCCTGTACACAATCTAAACTGACTCCTTATTTGCAGATAATTAAACTAATTCCTAACATGAACATGCGTCGAAGAATTATGCCAGAATTCTCACACACATTAAATTCTTGGGATTATGTGGGCTTGCAATGGATTCTTCATCACCACAGTAAACTCCATCTTCTCTGATAGGTCAACGTCATCTCCCTCCACAGCCCTCCACTGAAACTTCCAAACCAAATTCGCCACAAAGTACTCCAGGTGAAGCACCGCCAACCCCGACCCAGGACAGGACCTCCTCCCCACTCCAAACGGCATCATCTTAATGTCCCTGCTTCCAGTCAAATCGAACCCTTCTTCTCCGCCGCTGTTGCCCAAGAACCTCTCCGGCTTGAACGCCATGGGGTCCTCCCACACTTGCGCGTCCCACCCTATATCCGCCACCATGACATTGATGGTCCCGTTTTTGGGCACCAGATGTCCGCCCAAAACGACGTCATGCGTCACCGAGTGCGGAAACAAAACGTGCCCCGGCGGGTGGCGCCTCAGCCCCTCCAAGATCACGGCTTTCAGATACGGCAGCTTGTGCAGGACCTTCTCTCGCACCTCCTCTTTCGTTTCTCCCATAACCCCTTTAATCTCTGAAAACAGCTTCTCCTGAACTTGTGGGTTCTTTACTACGTTAGCCATGACCCACTGCAGCGCGGTGGAAGTAGTGTCGGTGCCGGCGTTGAGAAACTCCGAGCAGAGGTTGACCATTTCGTCCTCCGAAAGCTTCCGCTTCTCTTCGCCGTCGGGAAGCTCGAGGTCCAGCAACGTATCAGTATACGACAACACCAATTCATCGTCTTGGTCGTCGTTTTTGCTGCCCTGCTTTGCCTTGTTTTGTCGTGCTTGAATCAGAGGGACGAGCACTTCTCGTTGTTCCTCGAGGATTTTGAAGAATTCCCGCCATCGATTTTTCAGGAAAATCTTCGTCAATTTCGGCTTGAAATTGAGGATGTTGAACCGCCCGAAACTCAAATGTTGTTGGCGCTGCACCCGCTCGATTTCTTTGATTTGCTCTTCGTTCAATTTGTCGCCGAAGCACATTAGAACGAGGAGGCAGAACAGGGCGTATTGGAAGTGGTAGACCACCCTAACACTACCGATGACGCCACCTTCGGAGTGGGATTGAGACTTGGTTTTGAGGCGGTTGACGAGGATGTCGAGAACCCATTTGCGGGCGTTGCCGTAGGATTTGATGCGGGAAGGGTGGAGCATTTCGGAGGTGAGGTTGCGGCGGAGGAGGCGCCACGTAGTGCCGTATCCGGCGGAGGCGATTGTGTGCTGGTTACTGGTAGTGTACTTGTTGGTGACCAAGGCCTCAGGTCGGTCGGCGAATAAGGCACCGTTCTGGATGAAGGCCTGGTGGGCGAGGGAGCGGTCGGCGATGAAGACGGCGGAGCGGGAGCCGATGGGGAAGGAGATGATGGGCCCGTATTGTGCCTGCAGTTTGCGGATGATGAGCTCGATCTCCAAGAAGGGTTTCAGGATCCACAAGAAGTCGCCGATGATGGGGATGGAGCGGGGACCGGGAGGGAGCTTGGGTTTGGAGACGGAAGTGGGTAGGAATAGAGAAAGAAGGGGTTTGAGGAGGAAGGAGACGCAGAGGGCAATGAGGATAAGGAACCAGGTTTCCATGGTGAACTGTAAGCAATGagacaataaattattaattttccaCAACTATATAAAGAGATGAAGAAATCGTGGTGAGCAAGAAAAGAGATGAAAAATACTGacgaattatttattttctgctgaTAATCTCTAGGAGAATCCGAACTCAACCACATATATGTTACCACGTGAAAAAGGTAATTCGCATGCAATGTTTTGTTTACGTACGTACATACTATCTTTGGTACTATTTCACGTTAACACGCACAGGTCTCTCACTCATCAAACACGTTCTGTTTCTTTCATGAAATACGTGAACAGAATGACAACTTCAGCAGAAAATAAGTCCTACATTCAAATAAAACATTATTGTGCTTCATGAATTCACTGAAAATTATCATCGCAATTAGGTGACAGTTCATCTCAAGGTGTTGTATATTATGGGGTGAACTGTCAATTTACTCCTGAATTATCGCCTAAGCAAAGATTAGGttcataaactattttttttcagaaaaatcagtcattgaattataaGAATCTATCAATTACATCTCTAATATTCGATtcgaagctactatattcaattttccgtcAATTTTAAGTTACGTTACTTAaatgtgatacacattggatGATCGATTGGtaattttcataaagaaatagtgtgtGAAGTTaattttggagggtaaattagacattAGATTTGCAACATATATGAAATGGTAAAGGCTTATAGGTGAGAAAATGACgatattacactctaaagtgtgtcaagtgacttaagttgacgaaacATTGGATAAAAttaaatagctttgaatataataatatggatgaaattagcaaattttaatgaatttagggacttcttttacccaaaaaataattcaagaacCTAATTTTTACTGAGGTGATAATTCAGGGTAGGGGTGGGGAAACAGGTAGAGAACCCGCCGGTCAAGGTGGGTAATCAAGATTTGGGACGGgtccatttttttttagagtAAACAAAGCAAGATAGGGAGGTGATATATTCGGGGCGGGGCGATTCCAAATCTTCAAACCCACGGGGCTCGGGACCGGCCCATTTCTATTATATAATGGTTGGGCATTGTTGGGGGATTAGAAACCTACGAatttggatgaatgaatggGACAATTCCTATAATACAATGAAAACTTCTAGAGCCTATTTCAAACAAACTTGGCAATTTCCTTTTAGCCCTCTCGCTTCGTCATTTTGAAACCTTCCAGAGCCTTCTCCGTTCTTCGATTCCAAATTGAAACCCATCAAGTTCCTCCATCtcttatttctctttctctctagctGTATAAATCCATAAACCATTCAACATACCCAAACTTCTTCAAATCCTTTCATTTCTGCTCGCATGCTCTCAGTCTCTCCCTTgattttatcaaaatttcacTCGGACGAAGATAGCTCAAGGCTCCAGATCAGAGAAGAAGGTGAACTATAGATTGACGAAGATGACGCGGTGGATGTGCAACTTTATCGGCATGaacaaagaaataaacaagaaatcaaacagCATAGAAACACACATGGTTAGAGTAGTCTGTTTATAACTTTTTACGTGCATGCTCGTAATTTCGCGGCTTGGGATGAACCGTGAAACTGTTAAAGCATCAATGGTTTCCATTTATGCAGCAGCATATCGCCCGTCTGgctttaatttttcataaatcATCAAGCGGAAGCCTGGATTCCCACTCCTGAGGAAGTAATAGGAAAACTTTCAGTGGTAATATATACTCGAAGATGACTAACGTAGTACTTCACGAGAAGTTTCTTGCATAGTCATTCGACTATTGTAAGGTAAACTTGAGTTTTTTAACAATTCGAATGGAACTACGGAAGTATGTAGTTAGGGAATTTCAAAGTGTTCTTCAAGGATATTGTAACCACGAATTTCCTGCGGCAAATGAGATAAGAACACATGCACAAAGTAAatgtttgtattaatgaatttgtagggttacaatctctttacaacttgatcctctgattcgatctttgaaatgtgtagatgtgTAGTGTTgtggttgttgatccaaggatCGCAATGACTTGATTTTGGATGAACGAATGCCGCAAGGTTTTGGCTCTTGGCAATGGAGGAACCGGCACGTGTGGGGGTGCTTGGTGGTTTTTCACAGGATTTGATGAAGAACACGAAGGTTTTTTCGAGTCTTCttgagtgtttgagtgtttgggTGGTTAAGAGCTTCAGAATTTGAAAACTTCAGCATCTGAGCGTGAAATGATTTATGGaccattttctttgtcttggaaCCTTCTATTTATGACTTTCCAAGCCTTGACTAAGGATGGATTTGGCCTTGATTAATTGACGAAAGAAACAAGACTCTTTTGTAGGCTGGTTCGTGATTTGACtccattaattaaaatttgatttaattaaattaaaattaaataatttctttCTGCCAAATGTTGACATTTGTCATTCTTGATGACTCGTctgattttgttgagtcacacgccatatGTACAATTTGTGTGATACGTGGCGCATGCCATGTATGCCCTGacatgtcaaaactttaatgcatttcaccaaaatttcgatgtctacataTGTGaatctaaatttaaatctaaaggTATTCAAATCTAAATAAAGTAATTTATGaagaaaaatcaattcaatggaaaaataaataaacaaattgaaaaaaaggaTACGGTCGGTATTTTACTATCGATTGTTTTGAAGTTGAGTCGCTAGATATTTGCGACTGAGTTCAGATCAAGTCGCTGGTCTTTTACCGATCtcccttttaaatttttttagttattttattttatttttatttttgttatattttattttatttctcttaccacaacaacaaactatcatattcattgTTTTCATAACTCATTTTTatgtgcaaaatctattatagtTCACATTTAAATTCTTGAAACCaactatttaaaacctaaatttaaagatattttttctattttcaaattttaaaaatcaataaaaaatagtttttggaTCTAATAAACGGTAGGATCACGTCCAAATGTcttgcaatattttccttaactccgacgcaaaatttcaattttttcacaaaaactgtgagttataacccacagttttccaatcgattttgagaacttttacaacatttgttaTAAGCCAAAGTCAGAGTTATTCTATTCGCACCACGTGTTTTCTAAAATCAATATAGGACATTCCCAAGATGTCGGACACGTACAAATCTCTATAAGGGTCCTGCTATTagtcttcatttttctttctatttttcaactttaaaaatgaatgaaaaatagtttctgaacctaataaaggataaaatcacattcaaaggtattgcaacattttcattaaatcccaagcaaaatatttcctaaagctAAAAATTCTAACTTCATAAAAACTATGAGTTATAACCAACATTTTCCAATCATTTTTGGGAACTTTTACAAAATTCATTATAAGCCATAACTTGAGTCATTCTGGTTGCACCACatgttttctaaaattaatttatgacaTTTCAAAGATTTTAACACCTAAAAATCTCTTTGGAGGCCTCGCtattagtttatattatttttctatttttttttctattttaaaaatcaataaaaaatagttccGAGACCTAATATACAGTaaaatcacatccaaaggtCTTGCAACATTTTCGTTAACTAATACGCAAAATAATTCGATGGTGTTGCAAATTATATCTCATCTTTCTACTACTTTTTTCGACAAACTAATGTGTTCTAGAGTATACTCTaagctttttaattttttaatttttacttttgtatttttgactaaagatttaacggttaaaatatcaaaaatatttcaacgctaaaatatcattaaaaatccCTTCAACCTCATTATGAATATCTGATAAATTAACGGGTTCTTCTCCACTCATTGCTTTGCCTAACCTTCTATTTTCGAATTGTAATCCATTGATTGAATTCAATCGATTGAAGCCAAAAGTAAATAGAAGGAATTTCCGTATACAGACTTAAAGCAATAGTCGGTTGTGTCATGCATGTGAAAACAGTccaaagtccaaactcaaaaaaCGCAAATAATGATATGCATCTGCATGGCTGAGATGTCAATTCCTCCATTTGTTATCAAAATCGTTTTCTTCACCAAAtggatcaaaagaaaaaaatttagctCAAAGAGTTATTGCAGATAGTTGGAGTTTTAAAGACTCACATTATATTATCAATTACTTGAGTTCCAATCCAATCAAGATAATTCTCAAAATAATGGTACTCAAGATCCATATCATAGCTCCAGTTAACAATTTTATTTGTCACCATGTTCTTCTACCGGTAGACATGCACTAACTCACATTCAGTTATACGTGTCATAAGTTGTCTGTACTGATATTTCCAAGAGCATAAAATTGGTATCGGTTGTAATTAACCACTAAAACCAAATCCATCTCCACACGTCAACTGGAAGTTTTAGTCCAAAATCTAGCCCCCAAATATCAGAATCGACCACCCCCCAAGTTGACAAAAAACCTTCCAAGCCAATCACCAATGTTACCTCAAAACACTCCTCATCTACCTATACTTTTAGTAGCATTGATCCGAGAACCGTCGACATTCAGCTTCACCCTCCTTGCAGTGGAGTGGGTGGATC is a window from the Pyrus communis chromosome 16, drPyrComm1.1, whole genome shotgun sequence genome containing:
- the LOC137721477 gene encoding cytochrome P450 89A2-like; its protein translation is METWFLILIALCVSFLLKPLLSLFLPTSVSKPKLPPGPRSIPIIGDFLWILKPFLEIELIIRKLQAQYGPIISFPIGSRSAVFIADRSLAHQAFIQNGALFADRPEALVTNKYTTSNQHTIASAGYGTTWRLLRRNLTSEMLHPSRIKSYGNARKWVLDILVNRLKTKSQSHSEGGVIGSVRVVYHFQYALFCLLVLMCFGDKLNEEQIKEIERVQRQQHLSFGRFNILNFKPKLTKIFLKNRWREFFKILEEQREVLVPLIQARQNKAKQGSKNDDQDDELVLSYTDTLLDLELPDGEEKRKLSEDEMVNLCSEFLNAGTDTTSTALQWVMANVVKNPQVQEKLFSEIKGVMGETKEEVREKVLHKLPYLKAVILEGLRRHPPGHVLFPHSVTHDVVLGGHLVPKNGTINVMVADIGWDAQVWEDPMAFKPERFLGNSGGEEGFDLTGSRDIKMMPFGVGRRSCPGSGLAVLHLEYFVANLVWKFQWRAVEGDDVDLSEKMEFTVVMKNPLQAHIIPRI